In Legionella beliardensis, the following are encoded in one genomic region:
- the msbA gene encoding lipid A export permease/ATP-binding protein MsbA: MTQTLSSKTSFLYWRLLTYVKPFWPVLLVGILANIVYSLIDAGFTYMMRPFLDKSFINIDMEFVKKIPILVLIGITIRGLVSSLGSYCMTWVARSVVKVLRQHVFSHIIKLPSDYYDQATSGQLLSKILYDVEQVAQVSADALTDFVQNTCLVIGLLTVMMIISWQLSLMFLLTIPFVGIIVNFTNKRIRRISHKVQKTMGQVTEIAAEAIEGYRVVRIFGGERYEMEKFKQATEASRLNDMKVAISKAINVSGVQFIIALGIALIIFVAIELATAITITAGSFLAIIAAMLQLIKPIKTLTTLNATIQKGLAGAESVFTLLDKPIEQDRGMELVERAKGAIVFDKVTYAYRDGLPVLHEVSFSINPGETVALVGHSGSGKTTIASLLPRFYELNCGQILLDDIPTKDISLTGLRKQIALVSQQVTLFNDTLANNIAYGRFDVSRAEVIAAAKLAYADEFITRLPDGYDTKIGENGILLSGGQRQRLAIARAILKDAPILILDEATSALDSESESYIQAALQEVMQNRTTLVIAHRLSTIKRAHKILVMHQGRIVEQGTHQELIEKKGHYAQLYRTQSLTTADKKDFLLHAT, translated from the coding sequence ATGACTCAAACGTTATCTAGTAAAACAAGCTTTCTTTATTGGCGGCTTTTAACTTACGTTAAACCTTTCTGGCCGGTGTTACTTGTAGGTATTTTAGCAAACATCGTTTACTCATTAATAGACGCAGGTTTTACTTATATGATGCGTCCTTTCCTTGATAAAAGCTTTATTAATATCGATATGGAATTTGTCAAAAAAATTCCAATTTTGGTTTTAATAGGGATTACTATTCGCGGTTTAGTCAGCTCGCTAGGCAGTTATTGTATGACCTGGGTGGCTCGATCGGTTGTAAAAGTGCTTAGGCAACATGTTTTTTCTCATATTATTAAATTACCGTCTGATTATTACGATCAAGCAACCTCAGGCCAATTATTGTCTAAAATTCTTTATGATGTTGAACAAGTTGCGCAAGTTAGCGCAGATGCGTTAACCGACTTTGTGCAAAATACTTGTTTAGTTATTGGCTTATTAACCGTAATGATGATTATCAGTTGGCAATTGTCTTTAATGTTTTTATTAACCATTCCTTTTGTTGGCATTATTGTTAATTTCACGAATAAACGTATCAGGCGTATTAGCCATAAGGTACAAAAAACGATGGGACAGGTAACTGAGATTGCTGCGGAAGCGATTGAGGGCTATCGAGTGGTGCGTATTTTTGGCGGTGAGCGCTATGAAATGGAAAAATTTAAGCAAGCCACGGAAGCGTCAAGACTAAATGACATGAAAGTTGCTATTAGCAAGGCCATTAACGTATCTGGGGTACAATTTATTATTGCTTTAGGTATTGCCTTAATTATCTTTGTGGCGATTGAACTTGCTACAGCCATTACAATTACAGCGGGCTCATTTTTAGCAATTATTGCTGCGATGTTGCAATTGATTAAACCGATAAAAACCTTGACTACGTTAAATGCAACAATTCAAAAAGGCTTAGCGGGTGCAGAAAGTGTATTTACGTTGCTTGATAAACCGATTGAGCAAGATAGGGGGATGGAATTAGTAGAGCGTGCAAAAGGAGCTATTGTATTTGATAAAGTCACGTATGCTTATCGAGATGGTTTGCCGGTTTTGCATGAGGTAAGTTTTTCCATTAATCCCGGTGAAACAGTCGCTTTAGTAGGGCATTCAGGTAGTGGTAAAACGACTATTGCAAGTTTATTACCACGTTTTTATGAGCTAAATTGCGGCCAGATCCTCTTAGACGATATTCCTACTAAAGACATTTCGCTAACCGGCTTAAGAAAACAAATAGCGCTGGTTAGCCAACAAGTGACCTTATTTAATGACACGTTAGCGAATAATATTGCGTATGGGCGTTTTGATGTCAGCCGGGCTGAGGTTATCGCTGCGGCTAAACTTGCTTATGCGGATGAGTTTATTACACGCCTACCAGATGGCTACGATACTAAAATTGGTGAAAATGGTATTTTATTGTCCGGGGGACAAAGGCAGCGTTTAGCGATTGCGCGTGCTATTTTAAAGGATGCGCCTATTTTAATACTTGATGAGGCCACATCAGCACTTGACAGTGAGTCTGAATCTTACATTCAAGCAGCGTTACAAGAAGTCATGCAAAATAGAACAACCTTAGTTATTGCGCACCGCCTCTCTACAATCAAACGTGCTCATAAAATTTTGGTTATGCATCAAGGGCGTATTGTTGAGCAGGGTACTCACCAGGAGTTAATTGAAAAGAAAGGCCATTATGCGCAATTATATCGTACCCAAAGCTTAACCACGGCAGATAAAAAGGATTTTCTCCTTCATGCAACGTAG
- a CDS encoding ABC transporter ATP-binding protein, producing MTELARVNCLKVGFQTDRGITTAVDNMNLDLKPGETLALLGESGCGKSLTALAIMRLLPNNAGYGERSTINVGSQDILALPESNMRSLRGKKVAIVFQEPMTALNPVLRIEEQLAEALLQHQSLSTAALRQRMLDLLTTVEIPDPSLRLRQYPHQLSGGQKQRIVIAMALANNPDILIADEPTTALDVVIQAQILALLKKLQREHHMSILLITHDLAVVKAMADRVCVMYAGHLVEEATIVDFFRQVKHPYSQQLLASIPSYHKRHQPLQMIAGSVPTLENLPSGCRFHPRCAHAFSPCPTEIPALQNLDNHLVRCHLYPTHKQPPPLPQAEKDLLTGLSNHELLLAVTNLKVHYQAGHGLLKRKRKLIKAVDGVSLNLYKGKTLALVGESGCGKTTVSRALLRLLPITAGEINYRGQPIQTLHGSSLKDYRKRVQIIFQDPYSSLNPRLTISDIIAEGMIAQGMAKAVIKRRQLQLLEQVNLPKTSLERYPHQFSGGQRQRICIARALASEPDILICDEPTSALDVSVQAQLLNLLKNLQLELGISYLFITHNMAVVAYFADDVLVMKDGKIIEEGTCEAIFSHPQQEYTRQLLASVLSVN from the coding sequence ATGACTGAACTTGCTCGTGTTAATTGTCTTAAAGTTGGCTTTCAAACTGACCGTGGCATAACAACTGCTGTCGATAACATGAACCTTGACCTAAAGCCCGGTGAAACCTTAGCGCTGCTCGGTGAATCAGGTTGTGGCAAGTCGTTAACTGCGCTAGCTATTATGCGCCTGCTACCCAATAATGCAGGCTATGGTGAAAGAAGCACAATCAATGTAGGTAGCCAGGATATCTTAGCCCTTCCTGAAAGTAACATGCGAAGCCTAAGAGGAAAAAAGGTAGCAATTGTTTTCCAAGAGCCAATGACGGCTTTAAATCCTGTTTTACGCATTGAAGAGCAATTAGCGGAAGCCTTATTGCAACATCAATCATTAAGCACTGCAGCACTTAGGCAACGCATGCTTGATTTATTAACTACTGTAGAAATCCCAGATCCTAGCTTGCGTTTACGCCAATACCCGCACCAACTTTCAGGCGGTCAAAAACAGCGTATCGTGATTGCCATGGCCTTAGCGAACAACCCCGATATCTTAATTGCTGATGAACCTACAACCGCCTTGGATGTGGTAATACAGGCACAAATTTTAGCGCTACTTAAAAAATTACAGCGCGAACATCACATGAGTATTTTATTAATTACACATGATTTAGCGGTGGTGAAGGCGATGGCAGATAGGGTTTGTGTGATGTATGCCGGGCATTTAGTAGAAGAAGCAACGATTGTTGATTTTTTTAGACAAGTCAAACATCCTTATTCACAACAATTACTGGCTTCTATCCCGAGTTATCATAAACGGCATCAACCCTTACAAATGATTGCTGGCAGCGTGCCTACCCTGGAAAACCTGCCTTCAGGCTGCCGCTTTCATCCGCGTTGTGCCCATGCTTTTTCTCCCTGTCCTACTGAGATACCCGCTCTACAAAATCTCGATAATCACTTGGTCCGTTGTCATCTTTACCCTACCCATAAACAACCGCCTCCGCTACCGCAAGCAGAGAAAGACTTGCTTACGGGTTTGAGCAACCATGAATTATTACTTGCAGTCACCAATCTCAAAGTTCATTACCAAGCAGGTCATGGGCTATTAAAACGCAAGCGTAAGCTTATTAAAGCAGTCGATGGAGTCTCGTTAAATCTTTATAAAGGTAAAACACTGGCTTTAGTTGGCGAATCAGGTTGTGGTAAAACAACGGTTAGTCGGGCATTGCTCCGTTTATTGCCCATTACCGCCGGTGAAATCAATTACCGTGGCCAGCCAATACAAACGTTACATGGAAGCAGTTTAAAAGACTATCGTAAACGGGTACAAATCATTTTCCAAGATCCTTATTCTTCTTTAAATCCACGTTTAACCATCAGTGATATTATTGCCGAAGGGATGATTGCGCAGGGCATGGCAAAGGCTGTCATCAAACGCAGGCAATTGCAATTATTAGAGCAAGTTAATTTACCCAAAACGAGTCTTGAGCGCTACCCGCATCAATTCTCAGGCGGCCAACGGCAGCGTATTTGTATCGCGCGTGCGCTAGCCAGTGAACCTGACATTTTAATTTGTGATGAACCTACCAGCGCCTTAGACGTATCCGTGCAAGCACAGCTATTAAATTTATTAAAAAATTTGCAACTTGAATTAGGCATATCTTATCTATTTATTACCCATAATATGGCGGTCGTTGCGTACTTTGCCGATGATGTCTTGGTGATGAAGGACGGTAAAATCATAGAAGAAGGGACATGTGAGGCTATTTTTTCTCATCCTCAACAGGAGTATACGCGCCAGTTGCTAGCGAGTGTTTTGTCGGTTAATTAA
- a CDS encoding glycine zipper family protein — MAIVYTGNGNEAKQKMGLSPEDRENYIGKFYTHMEELCQNQLKAYKAWKKEEPEDGQEFPLLRNKHGEFTDKIEEMMECLTEYSVAYQDDDGQFCRFSIATSTINPNYWMISIVKGPEHTPEDQVVTLLVNPDFTDAKNKQPNPILPGSGQVAVDKLLFELATALNSAEKYEEFIITNNLLRRLGAECFVNAQALQDLQNIERPDLSSLISYELPETNDDQVEEAIVQPSIQQQPRVIEDNDEEDESLFTKAKAIAAKITAVGIPAAIGAAIGSLFMPGVGTIIGGVICGGGAAALGLSGVGLYELYKKNSGRGTALTITGGAGVGAAVGAILGSLIPIPGVGTLFGMAIGAGVGLAVGMAIGAGLATFGKWLAKEPWERESANVLGVPSDDDSDYDIVKPGKTKNPFSALHNASHDVGSQSDPSFEEQRTSYSVLHKKPPVVAKKQETVPDFVSGFF, encoded by the coding sequence ATGGCTATTGTTTACACGGGTAATGGTAACGAAGCTAAGCAAAAGATGGGTCTTAGTCCGGAAGATAGAGAGAATTATATAGGAAAGTTTTACACTCACATGGAAGAACTCTGCCAAAATCAACTTAAAGCTTATAAAGCCTGGAAAAAAGAAGAGCCTGAGGATGGCCAAGAATTTCCTTTACTGAGAAATAAGCATGGGGAGTTTACAGATAAAATTGAAGAGATGATGGAGTGTCTTACAGAATATTCAGTTGCCTACCAAGATGATGACGGACAATTTTGTCGATTTTCGATTGCGACTTCTACCATTAACCCCAATTATTGGATGATTTCTATCGTTAAGGGGCCCGAGCACACACCTGAAGATCAAGTTGTTACTCTTCTTGTTAATCCTGATTTTACTGATGCTAAAAACAAACAGCCCAATCCAATATTACCTGGAAGTGGGCAGGTAGCTGTAGATAAGCTACTCTTCGAACTAGCAACAGCATTAAATAGTGCTGAGAAATATGAAGAGTTTATTATAACTAATAACCTTTTAAGGCGACTAGGCGCAGAATGCTTCGTAAATGCGCAAGCACTCCAAGATTTACAAAATATTGAACGACCAGATTTATCCTCTCTTATTTCTTACGAATTGCCAGAAACTAACGATGATCAAGTTGAAGAAGCTATAGTACAACCTTCTATTCAACAACAACCTCGTGTCATTGAAGATAACGATGAGGAAGATGAAAGCCTATTTACTAAAGCTAAAGCGATAGCTGCCAAAATAACTGCTGTTGGCATACCGGCTGCCATTGGTGCTGCAATCGGCTCACTGTTTATGCCTGGTGTTGGTACTATTATCGGTGGAGTAATTTGTGGTGGCGGTGCTGCGGCACTTGGCTTAAGTGGCGTAGGCCTCTATGAATTGTATAAGAAAAATTCGGGGAGAGGAACTGCACTAACCATTACCGGTGGCGCTGGTGTAGGTGCGGCAGTTGGTGCTATCTTAGGTTCGCTTATTCCTATCCCAGGCGTTGGTACCTTGTTTGGTATGGCCATCGGCGCGGGCGTGGGTTTAGCTGTAGGTATGGCTATTGGTGCGGGTCTTGCAACATTTGGGAAATGGCTAGCTAAAGAGCCGTGGGAAAGAGAATCGGCTAACGTTTTAGGGGTTCCCTCTGATGATGATTCTGATTATGATATTGTTAAGCCGGGTAAAACCAAGAACCCTTTCTCAGCATTACATAATGCTAGTCACGATGTAGGTAGTCAATCTGATCCATCCTTTGAAGAGCAGCGAACTAGCTATAGTGTATTACACAAAAAGCCTCCGGTGGTTGCGAAGAAACAAGAAACCGTGCCAGATTTTGTTTCAGGTTTCTTCTAA
- the lpxK gene encoding tetraacyldisaccharide 4'-kinase: MQRSLETLWYGQHPLRWLLWPLSFCYQHVVGWRRFYLERFKQQHFPVPIIVVGNLTVGGVGKTPLVIALAQALKDKGLKVGIVSRGYGARVNHFPYDVKKTDNAHLVGDEPLLLAQNTDCPVVIAPKRVEAVRYLLERYQSQIIISDDGLQHYAMGRQLEILVIDGLRGLGNGLCLPAGPLREHPKRLKEADFLIVNGGKWSDAYSMTLQPGKLINIATGHAISPHELIGPTAAVAAIGHPQRFYTTLTNMGITFNSYSFPDHHAFRAEQLTFAEENVIMTAKDAVKCQDFAKDSWYFLPVDAKLSDAFWTALWSHEQIKGLVLT, encoded by the coding sequence ATGCAACGTAGTTTAGAAACGTTATGGTATGGCCAGCATCCACTGCGTTGGTTATTATGGCCATTATCTTTCTGTTATCAGCATGTGGTAGGCTGGCGGCGTTTTTATTTAGAGCGCTTCAAGCAGCAGCATTTTCCGGTTCCTATTATTGTCGTGGGCAATTTAACTGTCGGTGGTGTAGGTAAAACTCCCTTAGTCATAGCCTTAGCACAAGCGCTCAAAGACAAAGGGTTAAAGGTAGGCATTGTAAGCCGTGGGTATGGGGCTCGCGTGAATCATTTTCCTTATGACGTTAAGAAAACTGATAATGCACATCTTGTGGGGGACGAGCCTTTACTTTTAGCGCAAAATACAGATTGCCCTGTGGTAATCGCGCCAAAACGAGTAGAAGCAGTACGTTACTTACTAGAGCGCTATCAAAGTCAAATTATCATTAGTGATGATGGTCTGCAGCATTATGCCATGGGGCGTCAACTTGAAATCCTAGTTATTGATGGTTTGCGAGGTTTAGGAAATGGTTTGTGCTTACCAGCAGGGCCTTTACGTGAGCATCCTAAACGCCTAAAAGAAGCTGATTTTCTAATTGTAAATGGTGGTAAATGGTCTGATGCTTACTCAATGACCTTACAACCCGGTAAATTAATTAATATAGCGACCGGCCACGCGATTAGCCCGCATGAGCTAATCGGCCCGACTGCCGCTGTTGCCGCAATTGGGCATCCACAGCGATTTTATACTACGCTCACTAATATGGGCATTACATTTAACAGTTATTCCTTCCCGGATCATCATGCATTTAGAGCGGAGCAGCTAACATTTGCAGAAGAAAATGTAATTATGACTGCGAAAGATGCTGTTAAATGCCAAGATTTTGCAAAGGATTCCTGGTACTTTTTGCCAGTAGACGCTAAATTAAGTGATGCGTTTTGGACTGCATTATGGTCACATGAGCAAATTAAAGGGTTAGTGTTAACATGA
- a CDS encoding LysR substrate-binding domain-containing protein yields MNLRDLHYFVVLAKVQHFGEAAKLCFVSQPTLSMQIKKLEEELDLVLFERNNKQVMLTEQGELLVKHAQAILNQVAEMKELARASADPFAGEIRLGVIPTLAPYLLPLVMPDIQKKFPRLRIWLIEEKTDVLTAMLTQGQLDAALMATPVKSDLIQHNLFDEPFYFVCSETSSLHHYQSIHLEQLQGQPVMLLAEGHCLREQAMALCQSAQIETKIDFTATSLETLRLMVQTGAGVTLIPALATQGAPNKSLFIIPFAKPAPVRTVALYWRPTSIKSICLQQLAKLITKTTQTYLQKIDNKFRT; encoded by the coding sequence ATGAACCTACGTGATTTGCATTATTTTGTTGTTTTAGCCAAAGTTCAGCATTTTGGTGAGGCTGCTAAGTTATGTTTTGTTAGTCAGCCGACACTTAGTATGCAAATCAAAAAGTTAGAAGAGGAATTAGATCTAGTCCTTTTCGAACGTAACAATAAACAAGTGATGTTAACTGAGCAAGGCGAATTGCTTGTTAAGCATGCACAAGCCATTCTCAATCAAGTGGCTGAAATGAAGGAGTTAGCACGTGCAAGTGCTGATCCATTTGCAGGTGAAATACGCTTAGGGGTCATACCTACCTTAGCGCCGTATTTATTGCCTTTAGTCATGCCTGATATTCAGAAAAAATTTCCAAGGCTCAGAATTTGGTTAATTGAAGAGAAAACAGATGTATTGACCGCGATGCTAACTCAAGGTCAATTGGATGCGGCCCTAATGGCAACGCCGGTTAAAAGTGATTTAATCCAACATAATCTGTTTGATGAGCCTTTTTATTTTGTTTGTTCAGAAACATCAAGCTTACATCATTATCAATCTATTCATTTAGAGCAACTACAAGGTCAACCCGTCATGCTATTGGCAGAAGGCCATTGTTTACGAGAACAGGCTATGGCCTTGTGTCAATCAGCTCAAATAGAAACTAAAATTGATTTTACAGCGACAAGTTTAGAAACATTACGGCTTATGGTACAAACAGGAGCAGGCGTTACTTTAATTCCGGCACTCGCAACTCAAGGTGCCCCTAATAAGTCATTATTTATTATTCCATTTGCAAAGCCCGCACCGGTGCGTACAGTGGCGCTATATTGGCGGCCTACGTCAATTAAGTCGATTTGTTTACAACAATTAGCGAAATTAATAACAAAAACAACCCAAACCTATCTACAAAAAATAGACAATAAATTTAGGACTTAA
- a CDS encoding cellulase family glycosylhydrolase: MRYHLGGLGPLILLTQSVMASVTQPAHVPTVAAQPTTCITSQFTAAGDRYWKNVTLKLTNNCNRAVDFENTTVTFKNTAALNTNFWGDFSPLPYPDAPLNITSQPQSDGTHLATLAMHFKAYPGTTTLLPAGSSIQIKYGVSADTHVDGSVNVYVGGDNPSETGSLQLKNASTKPTNVSQTYALVHLTLNGQKVSDVQLPWNTTVTVPNLAPGSYAISPQAVSDSSGNSYQGTAAPSTVTITAGQQASATVTYSMVQQEGKIAIKVQSLPSEITGYTGRPAVLVREGQSGSTVSQTVAWNTTTTVSQLKVGSTYTFSTDTISYNGYTCTPSFNPASLTASATAPTTNLTYKCVQVAQDTVTLNVTGAPTTLTSLRVTLTPNNNTAPVTTTVSLTNGSGSRTVSLTDGVIYTLSSDPVSGYSVKFTPQPLTATPNATVAIALTKQGTGTPVAVNGQLTVCGTKLCNEHGDAIQLKGMSSHGLQWFSQCMTPAALDALVNSFKSNVIRIALYVQEGGYETNPTQFTQQVSRLIDEITNRGVYVIVDWHILNPGDPNYNLDRAKRFFTDIATAHKSKNNIIYEIANEPNGVSWTAIKTYADQIIPVIRAIDSKAPIIVGTRGWSSLGVSDGSSYQEIVSNPVNFPNIMYAFHFYAASHRDNYLSALDSASNVLPIFVTEFGTQTFSGDGENDFAMSDRYMQLMASKKIGWANWNHSDDFRSGAIWTPGTCSSNVWTDDRLKPAGTYIKNKIQTP, from the coding sequence ATGAGATATCATCTAGGGGGTTTAGGCCCTTTAATCCTATTAACTCAGAGCGTGATGGCCTCAGTGACGCAACCTGCGCATGTGCCAACGGTGGCTGCTCAGCCTACCACGTGCATCACATCACAGTTTACGGCTGCTGGGGATAGATATTGGAAAAATGTTACGCTTAAGCTAACCAATAATTGTAATAGGGCCGTTGATTTCGAAAATACCACGGTTACCTTTAAAAACACTGCAGCATTAAATACTAATTTCTGGGGCGATTTTTCACCTCTACCTTACCCGGACGCACCGCTTAACATCACTTCGCAGCCGCAATCTGACGGTACTCACCTAGCAACACTTGCTATGCATTTTAAAGCTTATCCTGGCACGACAACGCTTTTACCTGCCGGCAGTTCAATCCAAATTAAATATGGTGTTAGCGCTGATACGCATGTCGACGGCTCTGTTAACGTCTATGTAGGTGGTGATAATCCTAGTGAGACAGGCAGCTTACAATTAAAAAATGCATCAACTAAGCCAACGAATGTTAGCCAAACTTATGCACTAGTTCATTTAACTCTAAATGGGCAGAAAGTCAGTGATGTGCAACTACCGTGGAATACAACAGTAACAGTGCCTAATTTAGCTCCAGGCAGTTATGCTATATCACCACAAGCTGTTTCTGATAGCTCTGGAAATTCGTATCAAGGTACTGCAGCACCTAGTACAGTCACGATTACAGCAGGTCAGCAAGCGTCAGCTACCGTTACTTATAGCATGGTGCAACAAGAGGGTAAAATTGCTATTAAAGTGCAAAGTTTGCCTAGCGAAATAACAGGTTATACAGGTAGACCGGCAGTTTTAGTAAGAGAAGGTCAGTCTGGTAGTACAGTATCACAAACAGTTGCTTGGAATACTACGACTACTGTTAGTCAGTTGAAAGTAGGCAGTACTTATACATTTTCTACGGATACAATTAGCTACAATGGTTATACGTGTACGCCAAGTTTTAACCCCGCTAGTTTAACAGCGAGTGCTACAGCGCCTACAACTAATTTAACCTATAAGTGTGTGCAAGTAGCGCAAGATACCGTTACTTTAAATGTAACAGGTGCTCCAACCACACTTACGTCATTAAGGGTAACGCTAACGCCTAATAATAATACCGCGCCCGTAACGACTACGGTTAGTTTAACTAATGGCAGTGGTTCAAGAACAGTGTCCTTAACGGATGGCGTTATTTATACGTTGTCGTCTGATCCTGTGAGTGGTTACTCGGTTAAATTTACACCGCAACCTTTAACAGCTACTCCTAATGCAACAGTTGCTATAGCGCTAACTAAGCAAGGTACAGGCACGCCTGTGGCAGTAAATGGCCAGTTAACTGTTTGTGGAACAAAGTTATGTAATGAGCATGGCGATGCCATTCAATTGAAGGGCATGAGTTCACATGGGCTGCAATGGTTTAGCCAATGCATGACACCTGCTGCATTAGATGCTTTAGTTAATAGCTTTAAATCGAATGTGATACGGATTGCTCTGTATGTGCAAGAAGGTGGTTATGAAACCAATCCTACGCAATTTACTCAGCAAGTAAGCCGTTTAATCGATGAGATAACTAATCGGGGTGTTTATGTAATAGTCGATTGGCATATCTTAAATCCTGGCGATCCTAATTATAATTTAGACCGCGCTAAGCGATTTTTTACTGATATTGCGACTGCTCATAAGAGCAAAAACAATATTATCTATGAAATTGCCAATGAACCTAATGGTGTAAGTTGGACAGCAATTAAAACCTATGCTGATCAAATTATTCCTGTGATTCGCGCAATTGACTCTAAAGCACCTATTATAGTAGGTACAAGAGGATGGAGTTCGTTAGGTGTGTCTGATGGCAGTAGTTATCAGGAAATTGTTAGTAATCCAGTGAATTTCCCGAATATTATGTACGCCTTCCACTTCTATGCCGCATCGCATCGAGACAATTATTTAAGTGCTCTTGATAGTGCATCGAATGTTTTACCCATTTTCGTTACTGAATTTGGTACACAAACGTTCAGTGGTGACGGTGAAAATGATTTTGCTATGTCAGATAGATACATGCAATTGATGGCAAGCAAGAAAATAGGCTGGGCGAACTGGAATCATTCCGACGATTTCCGTTCAGGCGCGATTTGGACTCCTGGTACTTGCTCAAGCAATGTCTGGACAGATGATCGCTTAAAACCCGCTGGTACTTATATTAAAAATAAAATCCAAACGCCTTAA
- a CDS encoding proline--tRNA ligase → MRTSQWFLATLRETPSDAEIVSHQLMLRAGMIRKLGSGLYTWLPLGLRVLQKVEQIVREEMNRANAMEVLMPSIQPAELWQETGRWETFGGQLLTMKDSNDRDYCYGPTHEEVITDLMRNELRSYKQLPANFYQIQTKFRDEIRPRFGVMRAREFIMKDAYSFHLNYESLQQTYEAMYAAYCRIFDRLGLQYRAVEADTGAIGGSASHEFQVLADSGEDIIFYSDESNYAANIEQATSLNPPPALKLPTESMSLVDTKGKKTIKEVCEHLNITPEQTVKTLIVEGSTHPLVALVLRGDDELNEIKASKHPILKSPLRFADDKTIESLLGAPIGSLGPVNLPIPSIVDHNALALTSFTCGANQADKHYIHAAWNRDASYQVAYDLRQVKEGDPSPDGQGTLHACRGIEVGHVFQLGDKYAKAMNANVLNEEGELHTMLMGCYGLGITRVVAAAIEQHHDERGIIWPEALAPFRVVLIPINGHRSPAVQEITEKLYQELTSLGIETLLDDRNERPGVLFADCDLIGIPHRIVISERHLQQQVIEYKARNKTDVELLSLDSLANFFKELSAS, encoded by the coding sequence ATGCGCACCTCTCAATGGTTTTTAGCTACCCTCCGAGAAACGCCAAGCGATGCAGAAATAGTATCGCATCAGCTTATGCTGCGAGCTGGAATGATTCGCAAGCTAGGATCAGGCCTCTACACTTGGCTGCCGCTTGGATTACGTGTTTTACAAAAAGTTGAGCAAATTGTAAGAGAAGAAATGAATCGCGCCAATGCCATGGAAGTATTAATGCCTTCCATACAGCCTGCTGAATTATGGCAAGAAACAGGGCGTTGGGAAACTTTTGGTGGGCAGCTTTTAACAATGAAAGACAGTAATGACCGCGATTATTGTTATGGCCCTACCCATGAAGAAGTTATCACCGATTTAATGAGAAACGAGTTACGTTCATACAAGCAATTGCCTGCTAATTTTTATCAAATTCAAACTAAATTCCGTGATGAAATTCGCCCACGTTTTGGTGTCATGAGAGCACGCGAATTTATCATGAAAGATGCTTACTCGTTTCATTTGAACTATGAATCTTTACAACAAACTTATGAAGCCATGTATGCTGCTTATTGCCGAATTTTTGACCGCTTAGGCTTGCAGTATCGCGCTGTTGAAGCAGATACAGGTGCCATTGGGGGTTCTGCATCCCACGAGTTTCAAGTGTTAGCTGACTCAGGTGAGGATATTATTTTCTACAGTGATGAAAGTAATTATGCTGCCAATATTGAACAAGCAACCAGCTTAAACCCACCTCCTGCTCTTAAGCTACCTACTGAGTCAATGTCCTTAGTAGATACCAAAGGTAAGAAAACCATTAAAGAGGTCTGCGAGCATTTAAATATAACCCCTGAGCAAACCGTTAAAACATTGATTGTAGAGGGTTCAACACATCCTCTAGTTGCTTTGGTGTTAAGAGGTGATGATGAATTAAATGAAATTAAAGCAAGTAAGCATCCAATCCTAAAGTCGCCACTGCGTTTTGCTGATGATAAAACCATTGAATCCCTACTAGGTGCACCAATTGGCTCATTAGGCCCTGTTAATCTCCCTATTCCAAGTATTGTTGATCACAATGCACTTGCTCTGACCTCCTTTACCTGCGGGGCTAATCAGGCAGATAAACATTATATTCATGCCGCCTGGAACCGTGATGCATCTTATCAAGTTGCTTATGATTTAAGACAAGTTAAAGAAGGCGACCCAAGCCCAGATGGCCAAGGAACTTTGCATGCCTGCCGTGGTATTGAAGTAGGCCATGTTTTTCAATTAGGCGATAAATACGCAAAAGCCATGAATGCGAACGTACTTAATGAGGAAGGCGAGCTACACACCATGCTTATGGGTTGTTATGGCTTAGGCATTACTCGCGTGGTTGCTGCAGCAATTGAACAACATCACGATGAGCGTGGTATCATCTGGCCGGAAGCGCTCGCACCTTTTAGAGTTGTTCTCATTCCAATTAATGGCCATCGCTCACCTGCAGTACAAGAAATCACTGAGAAACTTTACCAGGAATTAACTAGTTTAGGGATAGAAACTCTTTTAGACGACCGCAATGAGCGCCCAGGCGTTTTATTCGCTGATTGTGATTTAATCGGCATACCGCATCGAATTGTAATTAGTGAGCGTCATTTGCAGCAGCAAGTGATTGAATACAAAGCACGCAATAAAACAGACGTGGAGTTACTTTCGCTAGATAGTTTAGCTAATTTCTTTAAGGAATTAAGCGCTAGTTAA